Proteins co-encoded in one Leptospira dzoumogneensis genomic window:
- a CDS encoding lysoplasmalogenase → MIYIIFPILALIHLGVLFLGTDIFLVRLISKIVPILYLIALSVGEGRWKTRAGIWLGIGLVFSLGGDTILAFPDKYFVFGLGSFLIAQVAYSVSFSWGNPVHFLRLIPYVIFGASYFYWLLPGIAPALTVPVAVYVSAICVMGWRSAAREVSSRDRWLGILGAISFIISDSIIALGQFTPNKLPFHGVWVMSTYYLAQFLIYLSQEEEE, encoded by the coding sequence ATGATCTATATTATATTCCCGATTTTGGCTCTCATTCATTTGGGAGTTCTATTTTTAGGTACGGACATATTTCTAGTTCGTTTGATTTCCAAAATTGTTCCCATTCTATATTTAATCGCGTTAAGTGTGGGAGAAGGAAGATGGAAAACTCGCGCCGGAATTTGGCTCGGGATAGGTTTGGTATTTTCGCTCGGTGGAGATACTATCCTGGCCTTCCCGGATAAATATTTTGTTTTCGGTTTGGGAAGTTTCTTAATCGCTCAGGTAGCATATTCGGTTAGCTTTTCTTGGGGAAATCCAGTACATTTCTTAAGATTGATCCCGTATGTAATTTTTGGAGCTTCTTATTTTTATTGGCTTCTTCCCGGGATCGCACCCGCGTTAACCGTTCCGGTCGCGGTTTACGTTTCCGCAATTTGTGTGATGGGCTGGAGATCCGCAGCGAGAGAAGTTTCTTCGAGAGACAGATGGCTTGGAATTTTAGGAGCGATCAGTTTTATAATTTCCGATTCGATCATCGCACTCGGACAATTCACTCCGAACAAACTTCCGTTCCACGGAGTTTGGGTGATGTCTACTTACTATTTAGCTCAATTTTTAATCTATCTTTCTCAAGAAGAAGAGGAATAA
- a CDS encoding ferritin-like domain-containing protein, protein MSIKPLKETTFLEAVAAAIQHEKDYFEFYMDTYEKLPPGRTRELFEKLAEEVDEHIKFIQEIYRVAEGAELPNLKQLAAIHKFHQTTIQKIMNKVERTITGSGSKDAHEALELAIREAENSVAFYEKLTTKFEDSNIKLLFSKLMDYSHNYQSLLEAELNTFDQTRSAGGAYFWDEQAEEVAKAVGNSKPTSKSSAKGLKPSKPVKKAAAKKVVKKAAPKKAKAVAKKKPAAKKASPKKKAAKKKK, encoded by the coding sequence ATGAGTATTAAACCTTTAAAAGAAACTACATTTTTGGAAGCTGTTGCAGCTGCGATCCAGCATGAGAAGGACTACTTCGAATTTTACATGGATACGTACGAAAAACTCCCTCCGGGAAGAACTAGGGAATTATTCGAAAAACTCGCAGAGGAAGTGGATGAACATATCAAATTTATCCAAGAGATCTACAGAGTGGCAGAAGGCGCAGAACTTCCTAATTTAAAACAATTGGCCGCAATCCATAAATTCCACCAAACTACGATCCAAAAGATCATGAATAAGGTGGAGCGCACTATCACAGGTTCAGGATCCAAGGACGCTCATGAGGCTCTAGAACTCGCGATCAGAGAAGCTGAAAATTCAGTAGCATTCTACGAGAAACTCACCACTAAATTCGAAGATTCGAATATTAAACTATTGTTTTCTAAACTAATGGATTACAGCCATAATTACCAATCTTTGCTGGAGGCTGAGTTGAATACGTTCGACCAGACTCGTTCTGCAGGAGGAGCATACTTCTGGGACGAACAAGCGGAAGAAGTAGCAAAGGCGGTAGGAAATTCCAAGCCAACCAGTAAGTCGTCTGCTAAGGGATTAAAACCTTCTAAACCTGTCAAAAAAGCTGCGGCTAAAAAAGTAGTGAAGAAGGCTGCACCTAAAAAAGCAAAAGCGGTAGCTAAGAAAAAACCTGCCGCCAAAAAAGCTTCTCCCAAAAAAAAGGCAGCCAAAAAGAAAAAGTAA
- a CDS encoding TerC/Alx family metal homeostasis membrane protein, with protein sequence MISFSQKDSTLFLIFSVVVGLLIYLDLFVMNKRAHKLSLRESGYWTLFWVTLAFSFSLLVYIFHEDPTNPGLAKQKTLEFLAGYLLEYSLSVDNLFVFIMIFGKFRIQSQYQPMILKWGIIGALIFRAAMIFSGAELVSRFEWILYIFGFLLLYSAWKMFFHDEEEDFDPEEMKLLKYARKVLPMSKTFHPEKFLVKEHGKTLFTSTFLILIVVEFSDILFAIDSIPAIFSITQDSFIIYTSNVFAILGLRSLFFLLGGVMELFVYLKKGVSILLAFVGVKLLLPAFSGYVFGRVIHVSIEISLIVIIGTLTLSILASIPHYLKTKKGA encoded by the coding sequence ATGATCTCGTTTAGCCAAAAAGATTCTACACTTTTTCTTATTTTTTCTGTCGTGGTAGGCCTTTTGATCTATTTGGACCTATTCGTAATGAATAAAAGAGCCCATAAACTCTCTCTCAGAGAGTCGGGTTACTGGACATTGTTCTGGGTTACTCTTGCATTCAGTTTTTCTCTTTTAGTTTATATTTTTCACGAAGATCCGACTAACCCAGGACTTGCAAAACAAAAGACCCTGGAATTTTTAGCGGGATATCTACTGGAATATTCTCTTTCTGTGGATAATCTTTTCGTGTTCATCATGATCTTTGGAAAGTTCCGGATACAATCCCAGTACCAGCCAATGATCTTAAAATGGGGAATTATAGGCGCATTGATCTTCAGAGCGGCGATGATCTTTTCAGGCGCGGAACTAGTTTCCAGATTCGAATGGATACTTTATATCTTCGGATTCTTGCTACTCTACTCCGCTTGGAAGATGTTCTTCCACGATGAAGAAGAGGATTTCGATCCGGAAGAAATGAAACTTCTGAAGTACGCTAGAAAAGTCCTTCCGATGTCCAAAACATTCCATCCGGAAAAGTTTTTGGTGAAAGAACATGGAAAAACTCTTTTTACTTCCACCTTCTTGATACTGATCGTTGTGGAATTCAGCGATATTCTATTCGCGATAGATTCTATTCCTGCGATCTTCTCCATTACACAAGATAGTTTTATCATCTATACTTCCAACGTATTCGCGATCTTAGGACTCAGGTCTTTATTCTTCCTGCTTGGTGGAGTGATGGAACTGTTCGTTTACCTCAAAAAAGGTGTTTCCATTCTACTCGCGTTTGTGGGAGTAAAACTTCTTCTTCCTGCATTTTCAGGATACGTTTTCGGAAGAGTGATCCATGTATCTATAGAGATCTCTTTGATAGTGATCATAGGAACTCTGACACTTTCCATACTCGCTTCTATTCCGCATTATCTTAAAACGAAAAAAGGAGCCTGA
- a CDS encoding aminotransferase class V-fold PLP-dependent enzyme, with protein sequence MKTNPSPDWTKLQHLYPVNREMIWLNNCGTTPANTDTLHAVNEYLQGYAARGGNTEVRRYPTVKKVIRTILAELLGVEAEELSLIHHTNEGIGFISLGLKLKSGDRILLLENEYPSNIYPWEHWKEKGVSISFVPMAETPDGFLENLKSSITPDVKVVSLSAVHWCTGMPFPLEEIGSFLAGKGIEFVLDGAQGVGLLPVRPREMGISYMAFPAWKWLLGPLGLGVLYIAKEKLEGLNFPFKGTGSVVNDEVYLPYREELKGTDRYEISTVNFIDWVYFQSTLEMLHKVGFHNSMERIYELADYLSDKLRDAGWKLASDHFPDFKTGIVVAEKEGLSMENVVSDLKKNGVMCALRLGRVRFSPHIYLAKEQLDRVVDLVSR encoded by the coding sequence ATGAAAACGAATCCTAGTCCGGATTGGACCAAACTACAACATTTGTACCCGGTAAACCGGGAAATGATCTGGTTAAACAATTGTGGGACCACTCCTGCAAACACGGACACCTTACATGCAGTCAATGAATACCTGCAAGGTTACGCTGCCAGAGGCGGTAACACGGAAGTACGCAGATATCCAACCGTTAAAAAAGTGATCCGCACAATTCTTGCGGAACTATTAGGCGTAGAAGCAGAAGAACTTTCCTTAATCCACCATACAAACGAAGGTATCGGATTTATTTCCCTGGGTTTGAAACTCAAAAGCGGGGATCGTATCCTTCTTCTGGAAAACGAATACCCTTCTAATATTTATCCTTGGGAACATTGGAAAGAAAAAGGAGTCTCCATTTCTTTTGTGCCAATGGCGGAAACTCCGGACGGATTTTTAGAGAACTTAAAGTCTTCCATCACACCTGATGTAAAAGTGGTGAGCCTTTCCGCGGTGCATTGGTGTACTGGAATGCCTTTCCCTTTAGAAGAGATCGGAAGTTTTCTGGCGGGGAAAGGGATTGAATTCGTTTTGGACGGAGCCCAAGGAGTGGGACTTCTTCCAGTAAGACCTAGAGAAATGGGAATTTCTTATATGGCTTTCCCTGCTTGGAAATGGTTACTAGGACCTTTAGGACTTGGAGTTTTATACATTGCTAAGGAAAAGTTAGAAGGACTTAATTTTCCGTTCAAGGGAACCGGCTCCGTAGTAAATGACGAGGTCTATTTACCTTATAGAGAAGAACTAAAAGGCACGGATCGTTACGAAATTTCCACAGTGAATTTTATAGATTGGGTCTATTTCCAATCCACATTAGAAATGCTTCATAAAGTAGGATTTCATAATTCAATGGAAAGGATCTACGAACTTGCGGATTATCTTTCCGACAAACTCAGAGATGCAGGTTGGAAACTTGCTTCCGATCATTTCCCGGACTTTAAAACAGGGATCGTGGTCGCAGAAAAAGAGGGACTTTCTATGGAGAATGTAGTGTCCGATCTCAAAAAGAACGGCGTCATGTGCGCGCTTCGATTGGGAAGGGTTCGTTTCTCTCCTCATATTTATCTGGCCAAGGAACAATTGGACAGAGTAGTGGATCTAGTTTCGAGATAA